TCTTAAATATAAGATCTAGGGCCTCatgtttaaggtttagggatttagtatttatttataatgtaGCAAGacaaaaaatatattaaacaaCTACAGAAAAAGGCCTGCATACCACCAAGCATTGAAGTTTTCTGTTCTGTTTACAACTTGTTGAACTCGCGAAGAGTTGGCTTCTCTACCTTTTTGTAAATCTTTGTTGAACTCGCCCAACAATCCTAATCAACCACCATGGTTTTCCAATCGTGAATACTATATATCGCATGCTCTTTCCCAGCACCAACCCACATCCATACCCCATCAATATAGAAAATTTCCAATTCAATTcatcaccatcatcatcatcTCTATCAAATTTGGCTGGAGTTTCCTCATCAGTATCACAACTTTTTGATAATGGCAAATCATATAAATCCAAACTTCCCTTGTAGGAATCATCAGTGAAAGTATCAAATTGTTTGCCTTGAGGAATGGGTCCCTTGAGATTATTATGAGAAAGGTTTAACACCTCTAAGAATCCAAGAGTTTTTAACTCCGTTGGAATTCTTCCTTGGAGATTGTTTGATGAGAGATCTAATGATTCAAGCTCCGACAAATCACCTAAAGATGATGGGATAGGACCTATTAAACAGTTATGAGAGAGATTTAGGATAGTAAGTAAATGAAGCTCACCAAGTATTTCTAGAATTTCTCCCCAGAATTTATTACTAGAAAGGTCAATAATCGTCCAAATGGACAATAGTGATTCAAACTCTA
This is a stretch of genomic DNA from Gossypium arboreum isolate Shixiya-1 chromosome 11, ASM2569848v2, whole genome shotgun sequence. It encodes these proteins:
- the LOC108459062 gene encoding receptor-like protein 9DC3, translated to MGGASGTERKNGPIPSSLGDLSELESLDLSSNNLQGRIPTELKTLGFLEVLNLSHNNLKGPIPQGKQFDTFTDDSYKGSLDLYDLPLSKSCDTDEETPAKFDRDDDDGDELNWKFSILMGYGCGLVLGKSMRYIVFTIGKPWWLIRIVGRVQQRFTKR